In Microcoleus sp. bin38.metabat.b11b12b14.051, the genomic stretch ATTGTCGATCGCAGCCCGGAAGACTGCCAGATGTACCAGCGGTACCTACTGCGCGATCGCGAATACCAGTACAAAATCGTCGCAGCGCAGTCTGGCAAAGAAGGGCTGGGGCTGTGGGAAGGGCACCAGCCGGATCTGGTGTTGCTCGATTATCGGCTGCCAGATATGGACGGTTTGGAATTTATCGCCCAACTGCGAAGCAAAATAGTATCGCAACAATATTTGCCTGTAATTGTGGTGGCGGGGTTCGGTAACGAGACGATCGCCGTCGAAGCAATCAAAGCCGGCGCCCAAGACTATCTAATCAAAGAACAAATTGCGCCGGATAGTTTGCGGCTGGCGGTGAACGGGACGATCGAAAAAGCTCAATTGCACGCCAAGTTGCAACAAAACGAAGAACGCTTGCACCTAGCTTTGAAAGCCGCTGGCATGGGTACTTGGGAATGGCAAATTCCTAACAATTGTGTGGTGTGGTCTAATCTGGTAGGGCCGATTTTTGGTCTGCCACTAGGTACTTCTCTGGCAAGTTATGAAGATTTTATCCAACTTGTGCATCCCGAAGACCGGGAAATTATTGGTCGGGCTATAACCCGTACCCTTGAGACAGGGATTAATTATGAAGTTGAATTTCGCACTGTCTGGGCCGATGGCTCGCTGCATTGGGTAGGCGCTAAAGGGCAACTTTACTATGACTGGGCGGACAAACCGCTGCGGCTCCTGGGGACAGTGGTAGACCTCACTTTGTCGAAACAGGCAGAAGCAGAACGCCTGCAACAAGTTAAGCGAGAGCGGGCGATCGCCCTGATTGCCCAACAAGTTCACCAATCGCTAGATTTAGAGAGTGTTTTGCACACAACCGTAGAGTCGGTGCGACAGTTTCTCGACACGGATCGGGCGATCGTGTTTCGTTTGCAGCCGGATGGCGACGGCACTGTGGTAGCAGAGTCGGTGGGGCCTCCGTGGCGATCAATCCTAGCTTCCCAAATCTACGATCCCTGTTTGGCCGAGAGTTATCTCGAACCCTACCGTCAAGGATTGGTGACGGCAAAAACAGATATTTACGATGGCTCGATCGACCCTTGTCACGTCGAATTGCTGACTCAATTTCAAATCAGAGCAAATCTAGTTGTACCGATCTTGCACGAAAACCAGTGTTGGGGACTGCTGATAGTCCATCACTGCCAAGCCCCCCGCCTGTGGCAACCCTTAGAAACTGATTTGCTACAGCAGTTGGCTCAGCAAGTGAGCATCGCCATCCGGCAAGCCGAGCTCTATCAGCAAGCACAACACGAACTGCAAGAGCGCCAGCGCACAGAAGCAATTTTGCGGGACAGCGAAGAACGCTTCCGCCAGTTAGCAGAAAACATCAATGCTGTGTTCTGGATTTCCGATTATCCCTCACGGCGATTGATTTATGTCAGTCCCGCTTACGAACGGCTGTGGGGATTGAACCCCCAGTGTTTGTATGACGATCCTCAGGTTTGGCTGGATTTGGTGCATCCAGAACACCGCGAATCCAACGCGCGAGCGTTTCAGGAAAAAGCGGTTCAGGGCAAGTTCGATGAAGAGTACCGGATTGTTTTACCCTCGGGCGCTGTACGCTGGGTGAGAGACCGCTGTTTTCCGGTCAAAGACGAGGCAGGAAATATTTATCGGTTCACAGGGATTACTGAGGATATTACCGATCGCAAACAGGCAGAAATCGCTTTGCAAGAAAGCGAACGCCAGTTTGGAACTCTGGCAGAAGCCTCTCCCACTGCCATTTTCCGGTTCGATCTTGAAAATAACTGTCTCTATGTCAACCGCCGTTGGGGGGAAA encodes the following:
- a CDS encoding PAS domain-containing protein, yielding MSQIQRTVLIVDRSPEDCQMYQRYLLRDREYQYKIVAAQSGKEGLGLWEGHQPDLVLLDYRLPDMDGLEFIAQLRSKIVSQQYLPVIVVAGFGNETIAVEAIKAGAQDYLIKEQIAPDSLRLAVNGTIEKAQLHAKLQQNEERLHLALKAAGMGTWEWQIPNNCVVWSNLVGPIFGLPLGTSLASYEDFIQLVHPEDREIIGRAITRTLETGINYEVEFRTVWADGSLHWVGAKGQLYYDWADKPLRLLGTVVDLTLSKQAEAERLQQVKRERAIALIAQQVHQSLDLESVLHTTVESVRQFLDTDRAIVFRLQPDGDGTVVAESVGPPWRSILASQIYDPCLAESYLEPYRQGLVTAKTDIYDGSIDPCHVELLTQFQIRANLVVPILHENQCWGLLIVHHCQAPRLWQPLETDLLQQLAQQVSIAIRQAELYQQAQHELQERQRTEAILRDSEERFRQLAENINAVFWISDYPSRRLIYVSPAYERLWGLNPQCLYDDPQVWLDLVHPEHRESNARAFQEKAVQGKFDEEYRIVLPSGAVRWVRDRCFPVKDEAGNIYRFTGITEDITDRKQAEIALQESERQFGTLAEASPTAIFRFDLENNCLYVNRRWGEMTGRSVEDALGMGWLQTLHPEEHERLAREWVQWCEQPEPRGIYQNEGRHVHPDGSITWYYTQSLPYLDSSGTVTGYVGTLIDITDRKQAEEQIRHSEERYRYLAESIPQLVWTANVEGMLLDVNQRWLDFTGLTLAQAQAEGWPAVIHPEDVSMMGDRWMSAQQQGSPYQAEGRLRRCDGVYRWFLHQAIPVKNEFDRVLKWFGTATDIEDQKCLEEQRESILQQEKALRAAAEKANRSKDEFLAVLSHELRSPLNPILGWTQLLQTQALNAAQTAKALETIERNAKLQTQLIDDLLDIAGIMHGKMRLNSAPLNLTLAVESAIDTVKAAAAAKSIEIYPLLSELGLVLGDAVRLQQIIWNLLSNAIKFTPNGGRVEVRLERSDVSGSLAEDRAMIVVSDTGKGIHPDFLLSIFDSFYQEDVSLTRKYGGLGLGLAIVRHLVEAHEGTIVAESGGENQGSTFTVSLPLLNSELEMNVVEKVRSA